Proteins encoded by one window of Enterococcus saccharolyticus subsp. saccharolyticus:
- the menD gene encoding 2-succinyl-5-enolpyruvyl-6-hydroxy-3-cyclohexene-1-carboxylic-acid synthase encodes MNHQKVMTSYLLAFIEGLKTAGIKKVVISPGSRSTPLSLLLHRDQDITCFIDVDERSAAFFALGLIKATDEPVAIVCTSGTAAANYYPAICEAEATNLPLVVLTTDRPPELRQVGAPQAMDQQQLYASHVKRFVEMTVPEASDELLRYSHWQGLTNSLHAQQAPKGPVHVNFPLREPLLPDLAMKAPKYTSSTIVPSQRNVDISLLRPLLGKKGLIIVGEQHDIKEAQHYLALAEWLNWPIVGDPLTNLATSQSSTHYLKQSDLIFSETTLQPEVILRFGRLPVTKNVLLYLKRVHAPTILVESAFSWQDQLQTTNYFIEATITEFLRSIQQATFTKVADSWITAWQQEQELATKVLAAQPLLKEFNESAATVALVNQLHDSQLFVANSNAIRFVDRLTATNPNRVTIHGNRGVNGIDGLLSTTAGIAANQAQPTFLLIGDLALFHDMNGLQMMKQYQLPITIVLLNNNGGGIFSFLSQQTLAPEDFTPLFGTPLDMDFQHVAKLYGAQYHQPTSLKDFEALIIAAQQQPRFQLIEVRGTQKEPVDLWETICQEYQLALGDTHG; translated from the coding sequence TTGAATCATCAAAAAGTTATGACTAGTTATTTATTAGCATTTATCGAAGGGTTAAAAACAGCTGGGATTAAAAAAGTGGTTATTAGCCCTGGATCACGTTCCACCCCATTGTCTTTACTGCTACATCGCGACCAAGATATCACTTGTTTTATCGATGTTGATGAACGTTCGGCGGCATTCTTTGCATTAGGGTTAATCAAAGCGACCGATGAACCTGTTGCAATTGTCTGTACATCGGGAACAGCGGCGGCAAATTATTATCCAGCAATTTGTGAAGCGGAAGCAACCAATTTACCTTTAGTTGTTTTAACGACAGATCGTCCACCTGAATTACGGCAAGTCGGAGCACCACAAGCAATGGATCAACAACAATTATACGCAAGTCATGTTAAACGATTTGTAGAAATGACCGTCCCAGAAGCGAGTGATGAATTATTGCGTTATAGCCATTGGCAAGGGTTAACCAATAGCTTACATGCACAACAAGCACCGAAAGGACCCGTACATGTTAATTTCCCATTGCGTGAGCCATTATTGCCTGACTTGGCGATGAAAGCACCAAAATACACTTCTTCTACAATTGTGCCGAGTCAACGTAATGTAGACATCTCTTTGTTACGCCCATTGCTAGGTAAAAAAGGCCTCATTATTGTGGGAGAGCAACACGATATAAAGGAAGCACAACATTATTTGGCATTAGCAGAATGGTTAAATTGGCCTATTGTCGGAGATCCTTTAACTAATCTCGCAACCAGTCAATCATCAACGCATTATTTAAAACAAAGTGATTTGATTTTTAGTGAGACAACACTACAACCGGAAGTTATTTTACGTTTCGGGCGGTTACCTGTGACTAAAAATGTCTTGTTGTATCTAAAACGAGTGCATGCACCGACTATTTTAGTAGAATCAGCTTTCTCTTGGCAAGACCAGTTACAAACAACGAATTACTTTATCGAAGCAACGATTACTGAATTCCTACGGAGTATCCAGCAAGCAACCTTCACGAAGGTTGCGGATTCATGGATCACTGCTTGGCAACAAGAGCAAGAGCTTGCGACGAAAGTTTTAGCAGCCCAACCACTTTTAAAGGAATTCAATGAATCGGCAGCGACGGTTGCTTTAGTCAATCAATTGCATGATAGTCAGTTATTTGTGGCCAACAGCAATGCTATTCGTTTTGTTGATCGATTGACAGCTACTAATCCTAATCGTGTGACAATTCATGGGAATCGAGGCGTGAATGGGATAGACGGGTTACTTTCGACAACGGCTGGAATTGCGGCCAACCAAGCACAACCAACCTTTCTCTTAATTGGTGATTTAGCCTTATTCCACGATATGAATGGGTTACAGATGATGAAACAATACCAATTACCAATCACGATTGTTTTATTAAATAATAATGGAGGGGGCATTTTCTCTTTCTTATCACAACAAACATTGGCACCCGAAGATTTCACTCCGTTATTTGGCACTCCTTTAGATATGGACTTTCAGCATGTTGCTAAATTATACGGGGCGCAGTATCACCAACCAACGTCTTTAAAAGATTTTGAGGCATTGATTATTGCTGCACAACAACAACCTAGGTTTCAACTTATTGAAGTTCGTGGGACCCAAAAAGAACCAGTTGATTTATGGGAAACGATTTGTCAGGAGTATCAACTTGCA
- a CDS encoding isochorismate synthase — MCTNLHEQLATIQTEYISYSYPIASVALNDLFAKSDAYQGERFFWQSADKKVVLLGLGQLEVLQGKTTEEIQAFQTYFFEHSTILPTEVYQEPLLFGGFAFDSSGKTESFWNELEKGYFQVPFILFSQQEEQCIVTLTVRNQEHVETVFQQLEEQVCALLTLPPSEQATPAPDIQATELGIDPWLTLVDESVQAIQAGALKKVVLARQMKLSTTGKFDSAVILNHLLDQQPNTYVFVLEGATRCFIGATPERLIEGTPDYFATASVAGSIKRGTTLAEDERLGQSLLNDAKNSHEHGLVVNRIEQELAPFIDELTLGARRLLKNRDIQHIYLPLFGKRKKGTHLLQCVQTLHPTPALGGEPREAAMQWLAEHEVSGRGLYGAPIGWLSLKEDIGEFAVGIRSGVFSEDEGLLYAGCGIVGESIAKEEEKETRMKFQPMLRGVKGIESSKSYD; from the coding sequence TTGTGTACCAACTTACATGAACAACTGGCAACCATTCAAACAGAGTATATTAGTTATTCTTATCCAATTGCTTCGGTTGCTTTGAACGATTTATTTGCGAAAAGCGATGCGTATCAAGGGGAACGCTTCTTTTGGCAATCAGCCGATAAAAAAGTGGTCTTGCTAGGGTTAGGTCAGTTGGAAGTGTTGCAAGGGAAAACAACAGAAGAAATTCAAGCGTTTCAAACCTATTTTTTTGAACATTCGACGATTTTGCCAACAGAAGTCTACCAAGAACCGCTTTTATTTGGCGGATTTGCATTTGATTCGTCTGGCAAAACAGAATCTTTCTGGAATGAATTAGAAAAAGGTTATTTTCAAGTTCCTTTTATTTTGTTTAGTCAACAAGAAGAGCAATGTATCGTGACACTGACGGTACGCAATCAAGAACACGTTGAAACTGTCTTTCAACAGTTAGAAGAACAAGTCTGTGCACTGTTAACGTTGCCTCCTAGCGAACAGGCAACGCCTGCTCCTGACATTCAAGCAACTGAACTTGGGATTGATCCTTGGTTAACGTTGGTAGATGAAAGTGTTCAAGCAATTCAAGCGGGGGCGTTGAAAAAAGTTGTCTTAGCACGCCAAATGAAACTAAGTACGACAGGAAAATTCGATTCTGCGGTTATATTGAACCATCTCTTGGATCAACAACCTAACACATATGTCTTTGTCTTAGAAGGCGCGACAAGATGTTTTATTGGAGCCACACCCGAACGTTTAATTGAAGGTACTCCTGATTATTTTGCAACAGCAAGCGTAGCTGGTTCCATCAAACGTGGGACAACACTAGCAGAAGATGAACGATTGGGGCAATCGTTATTAAACGATGCTAAAAATTCGCATGAGCATGGGTTAGTCGTCAATCGAATTGAACAAGAACTCGCTCCTTTTATTGACGAACTAACTTTAGGTGCACGACGACTTTTAAAGAATCGTGATATTCAACATATTTATTTGCCTCTTTTTGGCAAACGGAAAAAGGGTACGCATTTATTACAATGTGTGCAAACACTGCATCCTACACCGGCATTAGGTGGGGAACCAAGAGAAGCGGCGATGCAATGGTTAGCCGAACATGAAGTTTCTGGCCGCGGCTTATACGGAGCACCGATTGGTTGGTTAAGTTTAAAAGAAGACATCGGTGAATTTGCGGTAGGCATTCGTTCAGGTGTCTTTAGTGAAGATGAAGGCTTGTTATATGCTGGTTGTGGTATTGTCGGCGAATCCATTGCTAAAGAAGAAGAAAAAGAAACGCGGATGAAATTTCAACCGATGTTGCGAGGAGTGAAAGGTATTGAATCATCAAAAAGTTATGACTAG
- the menE gene encoding o-succinylbenzoate--CoA ligase, whose translation MRPNSWLQRQAQLYPKRPAFYWKDKSWSFHALNEVVQAYAYYFQQHLPKNCSRVAIFSGNSKEMYLTILALWELGLDVQLLNTRLTKAELTFQLQDAQTTVMITEEPLNIVHQIAFPKELAKIAPENYLDNGYQLTDIASIMYTSGTTGKPKGVPQTFANHQASALATQENMAITANDCWLCPTALYHISGLSVMLRSLVLGMSVRLYEKYDASKLATDILEGRGTIASVVSKMLMDLLPLIHQQPSTFRHFLLGGGPIAKAVLYECEQKNFSVIQSFGMTETCSQVIALPPEKASEKIGSAGLPLKNVDLKIEQGEILLKGPSVVQTYLNQRTSWDEDDWFHTGDLGYLDEDGYLYILSRMSELIISGGENIYPAEVEQALMQHPLIQEAVVVGQEDSTWGQVPIAYLLITDSLQRTEIQPYLASLAKYKQPKAYFIVSAIPKTASGKPLKRKFLTEERVNYIVYQLT comes from the coding sequence ATGAGACCAAATAGTTGGTTACAGCGACAAGCGCAACTTTATCCGAAAAGACCAGCTTTTTATTGGAAAGATAAAAGCTGGTCTTTTCATGCATTAAATGAAGTTGTTCAAGCTTATGCGTATTATTTCCAGCAGCATCTTCCTAAAAATTGCTCACGTGTCGCAATTTTTAGTGGCAATTCTAAGGAGATGTATCTTACTATTTTAGCGCTATGGGAATTAGGTCTTGATGTCCAATTACTCAATACGCGTTTAACAAAAGCAGAACTGACTTTTCAACTCCAAGATGCGCAAACAACTGTCATGATTACGGAAGAACCCTTAAATATTGTGCATCAAATCGCTTTTCCTAAAGAATTGGCAAAGATTGCTCCTGAAAACTATCTGGATAACGGCTATCAATTAACGGACATTGCCTCTATTATGTATACGTCAGGGACAACCGGTAAACCAAAAGGTGTGCCACAAACCTTTGCCAATCATCAAGCCAGTGCGTTAGCAACGCAAGAAAATATGGCTATTACAGCGAATGATTGCTGGTTGTGTCCAACAGCACTGTATCATATTAGTGGATTGTCAGTGATGTTGCGTTCGTTAGTTTTAGGGATGAGTGTTCGTTTGTATGAAAAATACGATGCAAGCAAATTAGCAACAGATATTCTTGAAGGGCGAGGAACCATCGCATCTGTTGTAAGCAAAATGTTAATGGATCTTTTGCCGTTAATTCATCAACAACCATCTACTTTCCGTCATTTTTTATTAGGTGGCGGGCCAATTGCCAAAGCTGTTTTATACGAATGCGAGCAAAAAAACTTTTCAGTCATTCAGTCATTTGGAATGACTGAAACCTGTTCCCAAGTGATTGCTTTACCACCTGAAAAAGCCAGCGAAAAAATCGGTTCTGCCGGTTTACCGCTAAAAAATGTGGACTTAAAGATTGAACAGGGAGAGATTTTATTAAAGGGACCTAGCGTAGTTCAAACCTATTTAAATCAGCGCACTAGTTGGGATGAAGACGATTGGTTTCATACAGGTGATTTAGGGTATTTGGATGAAGATGGGTATTTATATATATTAAGTCGAATGAGTGAATTAATTATTTCTGGTGGTGAAAATATCTATCCTGCCGAAGTAGAACAAGCACTCATGCAACATCCACTAATTCAAGAGGCCGTTGTGGTTGGTCAGGAAGATTCAACTTGGGGACAAGTGCCGATTGCGTATTTACTGATTACTGATTCCTTACAACGTACAGAGATACAACCTTATTTGGCGAGTTTAGCAAAATACAAACAGCCAAAAGCCTATTTTATCGTTTCAGCTATTCCGAAAACAGCAAGTGGCAAACCATTAAAACGAAAATTTCTAACAGAAGAAAGAGTGAACTATATTGTGTACCAACTTACATGA
- the menB gene encoding 1,4-dihydroxy-2-naphthoyl-CoA synthase, translating into MREWQTIKTYDEILFEQYGKVAKITINRPERHNAFTPKTVAEMIEAFNISRDRQDIGVIILTGAGEKAFCSGGDQKVRGHGGYVGEDQVPRLNVLDLQRLIRVIPKPVIAMVKGWSIGGGNVLQLVCDITIAAENAKFGQTGPNVGSFDGGYGSGYLARVVGHKKAKEVWFMTKQYTAEEALAMNWINTVVPLEEVEDVTMEWAEEMLKKSPLALRMIKAAMNADTDGLAGIQQLAGDATLLYYTMDEAKEGRDAFKEKREPDFDQFPKFP; encoded by the coding sequence ATGAGAGAATGGCAAACAATTAAAACCTATGATGAAATTCTTTTCGAACAATACGGGAAAGTTGCGAAAATAACGATTAATCGACCAGAAAGACATAACGCGTTTACACCGAAAACAGTCGCAGAAATGATTGAAGCATTCAACATTAGTCGTGACCGCCAAGATATTGGTGTAATTATTTTAACAGGTGCCGGTGAGAAAGCCTTTTGTTCGGGTGGTGACCAAAAAGTCCGCGGACATGGGGGCTACGTTGGTGAAGACCAAGTGCCACGTTTAAATGTGTTAGATTTACAACGTTTAATTCGTGTCATTCCAAAACCAGTCATCGCGATGGTCAAAGGCTGGTCAATTGGTGGCGGAAACGTCCTTCAATTGGTTTGTGATATTACGATTGCAGCCGAGAATGCTAAATTTGGTCAAACTGGACCGAACGTCGGTAGTTTCGATGGCGGGTATGGTTCAGGATATCTTGCTCGTGTGGTTGGACATAAAAAAGCCAAAGAAGTATGGTTTATGACCAAACAATACACTGCAGAAGAAGCTTTAGCGATGAACTGGATTAATACAGTGGTTCCTTTAGAAGAAGTGGAAGATGTAACGATGGAATGGGCCGAAGAAATGTTGAAGAAAAGCCCATTAGCTTTACGTATGATTAAAGCAGCGATGAATGCAGATACAGATGGACTAGCTGGTATTCAACAATTAGCAGGGGACGCGACACTATTGTATTACACAATGGATGAAGCGAAAGAAGGTCGCGACGCCTTTAAAGAAAAACGTGAACCTGATTTCGATCAGTTTCCTAAATTCCCATAA
- a CDS encoding PaaI family thioesterase yields MNLLEQLNIQTKQVTKEKVVLSLEVTDQHKQPFGYLHGGMNGVLIETACSIGANQQLSAGFAVGVDLQVSHLHAVQSGELQVIATPEKIGRRLQFWRAEIYLLDTLVATGKCTLMVNTKTSDSH; encoded by the coding sequence ATGAACCTACTAGAACAGTTAAACATTCAAACAAAACAAGTAACCAAAGAAAAAGTCGTCTTATCTTTGGAAGTAACTGATCAGCATAAACAACCATTTGGTTATCTGCACGGTGGTATGAATGGTGTATTAATTGAAACTGCTTGTAGTATTGGCGCAAATCAACAATTATCAGCCGGCTTTGCAGTAGGTGTTGATTTACAAGTCAGTCATCTTCACGCCGTACAATCTGGTGAATTACAAGTCATCGCCACACCAGAAAAAATTGGTCGGCGCTTGCAATTTTGGCGTGCTGAAATTTATTTGCTAGATACGTTAGTCGCAACTGGCAAATGTACGTTAATGGTAAACACAAAAACGAGTGACTCGCATTAG
- a CDS encoding histidine phosphatase family protein: protein MKLILIRHGESTYNKFNRENPQKRVFTGQFDTPLTEKGRQQARQLQQFHSLKSVETVYASTLSRAFETAYLATSRNDILLDDRLKERSLGTLEGQSLADLTEFCATLPSDFTHSFQAKAPGGESYTDVLQRMQAFFNDYWHNDMAIFSHQGCIRTMMMHLMNLTEDETLRLHIPNCRPIVLEGETVGKFIHKNE from the coding sequence GTGAAACTAATTTTAATTCGACATGGCGAATCGACTTATAATAAATTTAATCGTGAGAATCCACAAAAGCGTGTCTTTACTGGACAATTTGATACACCCTTAACTGAAAAAGGCCGACAACAAGCGCGTCAACTCCAACAATTTCATTCTTTAAAGTCGGTTGAAACAGTCTACGCATCCACATTATCACGTGCATTTGAAACAGCGTATCTTGCGACTAGTAGAAACGATATCCTTCTCGATGACCGTCTAAAAGAACGCTCATTAGGTACCTTAGAAGGACAATCATTAGCTGATTTAACTGAATTTTGTGCCACCTTACCGTCAGATTTTACGCATAGTTTTCAGGCGAAAGCGCCAGGTGGTGAAAGTTATACTGATGTTTTGCAGCGTATGCAGGCTTTTTTTAATGATTACTGGCATAATGATATGGCGATTTTTTCGCATCAAGGATGTATTCGCACAATGATGATGCATCTAATGAATTTAACCGAAGACGAAACATTACGTTTACATATTCCTAATTGTCGGCCAATTGTCTTAGAAGGCGAGACGGTCGGCAAGTTTATTCACAAAAACGAGTGA